Proteins encoded together in one Acidimicrobiales bacterium window:
- a CDS encoding 2,4'-dihydroxyacetophenone dioxygenase family protein produces the protein MTAPAPTAVHIGDQEIPFVDMGGGNMIRVLQVREKESLWIIENVFQAGFEVMTHRHTGPVWGYTKSGAWKYKEYEYVNRADSFLYEPANSVHTLQCIEDDTRVWFHMYGMNLNLDAEGNVVSVSDGAGTLAFYLALCEQQGLAKPPVLVD, from the coding sequence ATGACCGCGCCCGCTCCGACGGCGGTGCACATCGGGGACCAGGAGATCCCCTTCGTCGACATGGGGGGCGGGAACATGATCCGCGTGCTCCAGGTCCGCGAGAAGGAGAGCCTCTGGATCATCGAGAACGTCTTCCAGGCCGGGTTCGAGGTGATGACCCACCGGCACACCGGCCCGGTGTGGGGCTACACCAAGTCGGGGGCGTGGAAGTACAAGGAGTACGAGTACGTCAATCGGGCCGACTCGTTCCTGTACGAGCCGGCCAACTCCGTGCACACCCTGCAGTGCATCGAGGACGACACCCGGGTGTGGTTCCACATGTACGGGATGAACCTGAACCTCGACGCCGAGGGCAACGTGGTCTCGGTCAGCGACGGCGCCGGCACCCTGGCGTTCTACCTGGCCCTGTGCGAGCAGCAGGGCCTGGCCAAGCCCCCCGTCCTGGTCGACTGA
- a CDS encoding cytochrome P450 — protein sequence MPQIDLLDPASFSRGQPHDQFRWLREHEPVHKHEEPDGPGFWALTRHRDVKEVGRDQARFSSEPTIMIADSPLGIPDHQMFLMLDPPRHTEQRKVISSRFLPRAVRALEPRVRELAARIVSGVAGRGECDLVEDVAGLMPSYVVAELLGLPHEDGVALYRLTEAIHAAPDESDPGAGMRAVSEMFMYAHQVWEEKRAHPSEDLSSMIINGSFGGRDVDEIDFALYFLLLVDAGGDTTRNLVAGGMNALFEHPGQRERLLADLDGLLPTAIEEMLRWVSPVVYMRRTVTTDTEIDGVAVQAGDKVVMYYGAANRDPDAFSDADTFDVTRRPNDHVAFGGGGPHFCLGAHLGRLEIEALLREIVVRLPDMEPAGPVEWLPSNFISGPRHLPVRFSPG from the coding sequence GTGCCCCAGATCGATCTCCTCGACCCGGCGTCCTTCTCCCGGGGACAGCCCCACGACCAGTTCCGGTGGCTGCGGGAGCACGAGCCGGTCCACAAGCATGAGGAGCCGGACGGCCCCGGCTTCTGGGCCCTCACCCGCCACCGGGACGTGAAGGAGGTGGGCCGCGACCAGGCCCGGTTCTCCTCCGAGCCCACGATCATGATCGCCGACTCCCCCCTGGGCATCCCCGACCACCAGATGTTCCTGATGCTGGACCCGCCCCGCCACACCGAGCAGCGCAAGGTGATCTCGTCCCGGTTCCTGCCCCGGGCGGTGCGGGCCCTGGAGCCGCGGGTGCGCGAGCTGGCCGCCCGGATCGTCTCCGGCGTGGCCGGCAGGGGGGAGTGCGACCTCGTCGAGGACGTGGCCGGCCTGATGCCCTCCTACGTGGTGGCGGAGCTGCTCGGCCTGCCCCACGAGGACGGGGTGGCGCTCTACCGCCTCACCGAGGCCATCCACGCCGCCCCGGACGAGAGCGACCCCGGCGCCGGGATGAGGGCGGTGAGCGAGATGTTCATGTACGCCCACCAGGTGTGGGAGGAGAAGCGGGCCCACCCGTCCGAGGATCTCTCCAGCATGATCATCAACGGCAGCTTCGGGGGGCGGGACGTGGACGAGATCGACTTCGCCCTGTACTTCCTGCTGCTGGTCGACGCCGGCGGGGACACGACCCGGAACCTGGTGGCCGGCGGGATGAACGCCCTGTTCGAGCACCCCGGGCAGCGGGAGCGGCTGTTGGCCGACCTCGACGGCCTCCTGCCCACCGCCATCGAGGAGATGCTGCGCTGGGTCAGCCCGGTCGTCTACATGCGCCGGACCGTGACCACCGACACCGAGATCGACGGGGTGGCGGTCCAGGCCGGGGACAAGGTCGTCATGTACTACGGCGCCGCCAACCGCGACCCCGACGCCTTCAGCGACGCCGACACCTTCGACGTAACCCGCCGGCCCAACGACCACGTGGCCTTCGGCGGCGGCGGTCCCCATTTCTGCCTGGGCGCCCACCTCGGCCGTCTGGAGATCGAGGCCCTGCTGCGCGAGATCGTGGTGCGGCTCCCCGACATGGAGCCCGCCGGGCCCGTCGAGTGGCTGCCGTCGAACTTCATCTCCGGGCCCCGTCACCTCCCGGTGCGCTTCAGCCCCGGGTAG